Proteins from a genomic interval of Pseudomonas sp. RC10:
- a CDS encoding CbtB domain-containing protein, with protein MSISTTSQSASTASTQSQRLTAAISAMILGACLVYFAGFSHIAAVHNAAHDTRHSSAFPCH; from the coding sequence ATGTCGATCAGCACCACATCCCAATCCGCAAGCACTGCCAGCACCCAAAGCCAACGCCTCACTGCCGCCATCAGCGCGATGATCCTTGGCGCCTGCCTGGTCTACTTCGCCGGTTTCTCGCACATCGCCGCCGTGCACAACGCCGCCCACGACACCCGTCACAGTTCCGCCTTCCCTTGCCACTGA
- the cobW gene encoding cobalamin biosynthesis protein CobW: protein MKTLAKLPVTIVTGFLGSGKTTLLRHMLDNAEGRRIAVIVNEFGELGIDGEILKQCTIGCTEEEANGRVYELANGCLCCTVQEEFFPVMQELVARRGDLDHILIETSGLALPKPLVQAFQWPEIRNACTVDAVITVVDSPAVIAGTFAAFPDQVDAQRKLDPNLDHESPLHELFADQLASADLVILNKADMLDAAALASVRAEVAEELPPAVKVIEASNGQLPISVLLGLGAESELHIDGRKTHHDHHDGDDHDDHDHDAFDSISISLPQADEALLLDALTQAVVQHGILRVKGFAAIPGKPMRLLVQGVGTRFDKHFDRAWKADEERVSHFVLIGQELDAAVLEAQLRAALEIKG, encoded by the coding sequence ATGAAAACACTGGCCAAACTTCCCGTCACCATCGTCACCGGCTTTCTCGGCTCGGGCAAAACCACGCTGCTGCGCCACATGCTCGACAACGCCGAAGGCCGTCGCATCGCGGTGATCGTCAACGAATTCGGCGAGCTGGGCATCGACGGTGAAATCCTCAAGCAATGCACCATCGGTTGCACCGAAGAAGAGGCCAACGGCCGCGTCTACGAACTGGCCAACGGCTGCCTGTGCTGCACCGTTCAGGAAGAATTTTTCCCGGTGATGCAAGAACTGGTTGCCCGTCGCGGCGATCTGGACCACATCCTCATCGAAACCTCGGGCCTGGCGCTGCCAAAGCCGCTGGTCCAGGCTTTCCAGTGGCCGGAAATCCGCAACGCCTGCACCGTTGACGCCGTGATCACCGTGGTCGACAGCCCGGCCGTCATCGCCGGCACCTTCGCCGCCTTCCCGGATCAGGTCGATGCCCAGCGCAAACTCGACCCGAACCTGGACCACGAATCGCCGCTGCACGAACTGTTCGCCGACCAACTGGCCAGCGCTGACCTCGTCATCCTCAATAAGGCCGACATGCTCGACGCTGCTGCCTTGGCTTCCGTGCGCGCCGAAGTCGCCGAAGAACTGCCGCCTGCGGTGAAAGTCATCGAAGCCAGCAACGGCCAGCTGCCGATCAGCGTGCTGTTGGGCCTGGGTGCCGAATCCGAGCTGCACATCGATGGCCGCAAGACCCACCACGATCATCACGACGGCGATGACCACGACGACCACGATCACGATGCTTTCGATTCGATCTCCATCTCGCTGCCCCAGGCGGACGAAGCGCTGTTGCTCGACGCGCTGACCCAGGCCGTCGTGCAGCACGGCATCCTGCGCGTCAAAGGCTTCGCGGCGATTCCGGGCAAGCCGATGCGCCTGCTGGTGCAAGGCGTCGGCACCCGTTTCGACAAACACTTCGACCGCGCGTGGAAAGCCGATGAAGAGCGCGTCAGCCACTTCGTGCTGATCGGTCAGGAACTGGACGCTGCCGTGCTGGAAGCCCAGCTGCGCGCCGCGCTTGAGATCAAAGGCTAA
- the cobN gene encoding cobaltochelatase subunit CobN encodes MHLLRTQPGGFVPDDCIADLGQTPADLVILCSGDSHLALLAETAQQLPDDYPSLRLANPMQVQNHASVDLYVEEVLQHAKVILISLHGGIGYWRYGVERLVELASRKRGGVKLILVPGDDRPDPELSDLSTEPAEDRDRLWHYLRQGGKHNALQLFNCLANRWLDRDYPWDEPQTLPRVAIYHPRKASADLADWQADWRADQPVAAVLFYRSHLQAANTRFIDVFCERLLAQGLNPLPIAVASLKEPACLSAVQDWLDETDCEVILNTTGFAQSSPEVPHLRPFRRNIPVIQAICAQDNEPAWRASEQGLGARDLAMHIALPELDGRIISRPISFKDLAWHSERSQSDVVCYRAQPERMDFVAELARRWVLLARTANADKRVALILANYPTRDGRIGNGVGLDTPAAALNILKALQDEGYPVEGLPESGTALIHALLGGVTNDPDSLDQRPCHQSMAMDDYLAAFDALPEANRDAVIERWGSPQSDPMCRNGRMMIAGLRFGLTFVGIQPARGYNVDHSAVYHDPDLVPPHGYLAFYFWLRKAYGAHAVIHVGKHGNLEWLPGKGVGLSEQCWPDAILGPMPNIYPFIVNDPGEGAQAKRRTQAVIIDHLMPPLTRAETYGPLRNLELLADEYYEAQLLDPRRARELQKDILRLVRETHIDRELALSEDLDSDADAAIWLPRLDTYLCDLKESQIRDGLHVFGESPSGRLRIDTLVAILRVPRGDGRGANASLLRTLSNALALGFDPLDCELGAPWAGPTPQVLHEVSDDPWRTVGDTRERLELYAAHLVEQIASDIQEINSFANNELSEVINAIREVVIPRLDSCGPVEIQGLLDALSGRFVPAGPSGAPSRGRLDVLPTGRNFFSVDVRNLPTMTAWRIGFKSANLLLERHLQDNGDYLRQLGLSVWGTATMRTGGDDIAQAMALMGVRPVWATGSQRVDDFEILPLSLLDRPRVDVTLRVSGFFRDAFANLIRLFDAAVQAVAALDEPDDMNPLAARVRQEREQLEREGLSVEQAAKQAGWRIFGAKPGAYGAGVQNAIDGRLWQTREDLAEVYLNWGGYAYGAADEGTPARNDFAKRLSQVQAVVQNQDNREHDLLDSNDYYQFQGGMLAAVESLSGDKVASYHGDHSQPDLPKIRTLKEELNRVVRSRAANPKWIEGVKRHGYKGAFEMAATVDFLFAFDATTELIDDHQYALLADAYLLDASTRDFIQQHNPDALRDMTERMLEAQQRGLWQEPGDYRAALENLLLDIEES; translated from the coding sequence ATGCACCTGCTGCGCACCCAGCCCGGCGGCTTCGTCCCCGACGACTGCATCGCTGACCTCGGTCAGACCCCCGCCGATCTGGTGATCCTGTGCAGCGGCGATTCCCATCTGGCATTGCTCGCGGAAACCGCGCAGCAGCTGCCGGACGACTACCCCAGCCTGCGCCTGGCCAACCCCATGCAGGTGCAGAACCACGCCTCGGTCGACCTGTACGTCGAAGAGGTGTTGCAGCACGCCAAGGTCATCCTCATTTCGCTGCACGGCGGCATCGGCTACTGGCGCTACGGTGTGGAGCGGTTGGTGGAGCTGGCCTCTAGAAAGCGCGGCGGGGTGAAGCTGATTCTGGTGCCCGGCGATGACCGTCCCGACCCGGAACTCAGCGACCTCAGCACCGAACCTGCCGAGGACCGCGACCGGCTTTGGCACTACCTGCGCCAGGGCGGAAAACACAACGCCCTGCAGCTATTCAATTGCCTGGCCAATCGTTGGCTGGACCGCGATTACCCCTGGGACGAACCGCAGACATTGCCCCGTGTCGCGATTTATCACCCGCGCAAGGCCAGCGCCGACCTCGCTGACTGGCAAGCCGACTGGCGCGCCGACCAACCGGTGGCGGCAGTGCTGTTCTATCGCTCGCACTTGCAGGCGGCCAACACCAGGTTCATCGATGTGTTCTGTGAGCGGCTGTTGGCCCAGGGCCTTAACCCGCTGCCCATTGCGGTGGCCAGCCTGAAGGAACCGGCGTGCCTCAGCGCCGTGCAGGACTGGCTCGACGAGACCGATTGCGAGGTCATACTCAACACCACCGGTTTCGCCCAATCCAGCCCCGAAGTGCCGCACCTGCGACCGTTTCGCCGCAACATTCCGGTGATTCAGGCGATCTGCGCCCAAGACAACGAACCTGCGTGGCGAGCCAGCGAACAGGGCCTCGGCGCTCGGGATCTGGCCATGCACATTGCGCTGCCGGAACTGGACGGACGCATCATCAGCCGGCCCATCAGCTTCAAGGACCTGGCCTGGCACAGCGAGCGCAGTCAGTCCGATGTGGTCTGCTACCGCGCCCAGCCTGAGCGCATGGATTTCGTCGCCGAACTGGCGCGACGCTGGGTGTTGCTGGCGCGCACGGCCAACGCCGACAAGCGCGTGGCGCTGATTCTGGCCAACTACCCGACCCGCGACGGGCGCATCGGTAATGGCGTCGGCCTGGATACCCCGGCAGCAGCGCTGAACATCCTCAAGGCCCTGCAAGACGAGGGCTATCCCGTCGAAGGTTTGCCGGAATCGGGCACCGCGCTGATTCATGCCTTGCTGGGCGGCGTCACCAACGACCCGGACAGCCTCGATCAGCGCCCTTGCCACCAGAGCATGGCGATGGACGATTACCTGGCGGCCTTTGATGCGCTACCTGAGGCCAATCGCGACGCCGTGATCGAGCGCTGGGGTTCACCGCAGAGCGACCCGATGTGTCGCAACGGCCGAATGATGATCGCCGGGCTGCGTTTCGGCCTGACCTTTGTCGGCATTCAGCCGGCTCGGGGCTACAACGTCGATCACAGCGCGGTTTATCACGATCCGGACCTCGTTCCGCCCCACGGCTACCTGGCCTTCTATTTCTGGCTGCGCAAGGCGTATGGCGCACACGCGGTCATTCACGTCGGCAAACACGGCAATCTGGAATGGCTGCCGGGCAAGGGCGTCGGCCTGTCCGAACAGTGCTGGCCGGACGCGATCCTCGGGCCGATGCCGAACATTTATCCGTTCATCGTCAACGACCCGGGTGAGGGCGCCCAAGCCAAGCGTCGCACGCAGGCCGTCATCATCGACCACCTGATGCCGCCCCTGACCCGCGCCGAAACCTACGGCCCATTACGCAATCTGGAATTGCTCGCGGACGAGTATTACGAAGCGCAGCTGCTCGATCCGCGCCGCGCCCGTGAGCTGCAAAAGGATATTCTCAGGCTGGTGCGCGAAACCCACATCGACCGGGAACTGGCGCTGAGCGAAGACCTCGACAGCGATGCCGATGCCGCGATCTGGTTGCCCCGGCTGGACACGTACCTGTGTGATCTGAAGGAATCGCAGATCCGCGACGGGCTGCACGTGTTTGGCGAATCCCCGAGCGGGCGACTGCGTATTGATACCTTGGTGGCGATCCTGCGGGTGCCCCGTGGCGATGGCCGGGGGGCGAATGCCAGTCTACTGCGGACCTTGAGCAACGCGCTGGCGCTGGGTTTTGACCCGTTGGACTGCGAGTTGGGTGCGCCGTGGGCGGGGCCGACACCTCAGGTTTTACATGAAGTCAGTGATGATCCGTGGCGCACGGTAGGGGATACACGGGAGCGGCTGGAGCTGTATGCAGCGCATCTGGTTGAGCAGATCGCGAGCGATATTCAAGAAATTAATTCGTTTGCAAACAATGAATTATCTGAAGTTATTAATGCAATTAGAGAGGTTGTGATACCGCGTCTCGACAGCTGTGGGCCTGTAGAAATTCAAGGCTTGCTGGATGCGCTGAGTGGCCGTTTTGTCCCGGCAGGCCCCAGTGGCGCGCCGAGTCGCGGGCGGCTGGACGTGCTGCCGACAGGGCGTAATTTCTTCTCGGTGGACGTGCGCAACCTGCCGACCATGACCGCGTGGCGCATCGGATTTAAATCCGCAAATCTCTTGCTGGAAAGGCACTTACAAGACAATGGTGACTATTTACGTCAACTTGGCTTGTCGGTCTGGGGCACGGCGACCATGCGCACCGGAGGCGACGACATTGCCCAGGCCATGGCGCTGATGGGCGTGCGTCCGGTGTGGGCGACGGGGAGTCAGCGGGTTGACGATTTCGAGATTTTGCCCCTGAGTTTGCTGGACCGGCCACGGGTGGATGTCACGCTGAGGGTGTCGGGATTCTTCCGCGATGCTTTCGCCAACCTCATTCGCTTGTTTGATGCCGCCGTGCAAGCCGTCGCCGCGCTGGATGAGCCGGACGACATGAATCCGCTCGCCGCCCGCGTTCGTCAGGAGCGCGAGCAACTGGAGCGCGAAGGCTTGAGCGTCGAACAGGCGGCGAAACAGGCTGGCTGGCGCATCTTTGGTGCCAAACCGGGGGCCTATGGCGCGGGTGTGCAGAACGCCATTGACGGCCGCCTGTGGCAAACGCGGGAAGACCTGGCTGAGGTGTACCTGAACTGGGGCGGCTATGCCTATGGCGCCGCCGATGAAGGCACCCCCGCGCGCAACGACTTCGCCAAACGCCTGAGCCAGGTCCAAGCCGTGGTGCAGAATCAGGACAACCGCGAGCACGACCTGCTCGACTCCAACGACTATTACCAGTTTCAGGGCGGCATGCTGGCGGCGGTGGAAAGCCTCAGCGGCGACAAGGTGGCGAGCTACCACGGCGACCACAGCCAGCCAGACTTGCCGAAAATCCGTACCTTGAAAGAAGAGTTGAACCGGGTGGTGCGTTCGCGGGCGGCGAATCCGAAGTGGATCGAAGGCGTCAAACGGCACGGCTATAAAGGCGCGTTCGAAATGGCGGCGACCGTGGATTTCCTGTTCGCGTTTGATGCGACGACCGAGCTGATCGACGATCACCAATACGCGCTGCTAGCCGACGCCTACCTGCTCGACGCCTCGACGCGGGACTTCATCCAGCAACACAATCCCGATGCCCTGCGCGACATGACCGAGCGGATGCTGGAAGCTCAGCAGCGGGGCCTGTGGCAAGAGCCGGGCGACTACCGCGCGGCGCTGGAAAACTTGTTGTTGGATATAGAAGAAAGCTGA
- a CDS encoding ATP-binding protein: MTNTPHFPLAAVVGADALKLALCLTAIDPKIGGVLIEGPRGMAKSTLARGLADLLASGQFVTLPLGATEERLVGTLDLDAALGEGRARFSPGVLAKADGGVLYVDEVNLLPDHLVDLLLDVAASGINQVERDGISHRHPARFVLIGTMNPEEGELRPQLLDRFGLNVALSGQTLPEQRGQIIRRRLAFDADPEGFCQHWATQQQQLKDRCENARGLLSGIELDDVSLAAITERCFAAGVDGLRADLVWLRAARAHAAWRGASAITDEDIDAVAEFALRHRRREAPPPQSPAASQPDAPAHAPHTQKEQGDGQWGELPAQTVATGVRREVPSWPKKP, from the coding sequence ATGACCAACACCCCTCACTTTCCCCTGGCCGCCGTCGTGGGCGCCGACGCGCTGAAACTGGCGCTGTGCCTGACCGCCATCGACCCGAAAATCGGCGGGGTGTTGATCGAGGGGCCGCGGGGTATGGCCAAGTCCACCCTGGCCCGTGGGCTCGCTGACCTGTTGGCCAGCGGTCAGTTCGTCACGCTGCCGTTGGGCGCGACCGAGGAGCGGCTGGTGGGCACGCTGGACCTGGACGCGGCGCTGGGGGAAGGGCGGGCGCGTTTTTCGCCGGGGGTCTTGGCCAAGGCTGATGGCGGCGTGCTCTATGTCGATGAAGTCAACCTGTTGCCGGATCATCTGGTCGACCTGCTGCTGGACGTGGCGGCCAGCGGAATCAATCAGGTCGAGCGCGACGGTATTTCCCATCGTCACCCGGCGCGCTTCGTGCTGATCGGCACCATGAACCCGGAAGAAGGTGAATTGCGTCCACAGCTGCTCGACCGCTTCGGTTTGAACGTCGCGTTGAGCGGCCAGACCTTGCCCGAGCAGCGTGGCCAGATCATTCGCCGTCGGCTGGCCTTTGACGCGGACCCTGAGGGCTTTTGTCAGCACTGGGCGACCCAACAGCAACAGCTCAAAGACCGTTGCGAAAACGCCCGAGGCCTGCTGTCGGGCATCGAACTGGACGACGTCAGCCTCGCTGCCATCACTGAGCGCTGTTTCGCGGCGGGGGTCGATGGCCTGCGGGCGGACCTCGTCTGGCTGCGCGCTGCCCGTGCCCATGCGGCATGGCGAGGCGCTTCGGCCATTACGGACGAAGACATCGATGCCGTGGCCGAATTCGCCTTGCGCCATCGACGTCGTGAGGCTCCGCCACCCCAGTCGCCAGCGGCCTCGCAACCGGACGCGCCCGCGCACGCACCCCACACGCAAAAAGAGCAGGGCGACGGCCAATGGGGTGAACTGCCCGCCCAGACGGTTGCCACCGGCGTTCGCCGAGAAGTGCCCAGCTGGCCAAAAAAGCCCTAG
- a CDS encoding VWA domain-containing protein, which yields MRPRPKTGADASPRPGRLSGGKSGAARSGTEGAIAWLPTLLKGRPQRRADLVRQPRTRREHVLWLVIVDASASTRRHQALSLAKGVLAQLFDDAYRQRARMALLTASGVQARWQHHGLKAGSALQPWLETLGAGGGTPLFEAIEQAGQWLGKRQQRHPGESQRVLILTDGRVKDIPPLTGFHCPSLLIDIERGPIRLGRAVELARQLHAEYRHIDALTDA from the coding sequence ATTCGCCCTCGCCCTAAGACGGGGGCGGATGCCAGCCCCCGACCGGGTCGACTCAGCGGCGGTAAAAGCGGTGCTGCCCGCTCTGGGACCGAGGGCGCCATTGCCTGGCTCCCTACGTTGCTGAAAGGCCGCCCCCAGCGCCGCGCCGATCTGGTTCGTCAGCCGCGAACCCGGCGTGAGCACGTGCTGTGGCTGGTGATTGTCGACGCCTCGGCCTCGACCCGACGCCATCAAGCGTTGAGCCTCGCCAAAGGCGTTCTCGCGCAACTGTTCGATGACGCGTATCGCCAGCGGGCGAGGATGGCGTTGTTGACCGCCAGCGGTGTGCAGGCGCGCTGGCAGCATCACGGCCTGAAAGCAGGCTCGGCGTTGCAGCCGTGGCTGGAAACGTTGGGGGCGGGGGGTGGGACGCCGCTGTTCGAGGCCATCGAACAGGCAGGGCAGTGGCTGGGCAAACGCCAGCAACGTCATCCGGGCGAATCGCAACGGGTGCTGATCCTGACAGATGGCCGCGTGAAGGACATTCCGCCTCTCACGGGTTTCCACTGCCCGAGCCTGTTGATCGACATCGAGCGTGGGCCCATCCGGCTGGGAAGGGCCGTCGAACTCGCCCGTCAATTGCACGCCGAATACCGGCATATCGATGCATTGACGGACGCTTGA
- a CDS encoding sigma-54 dependent transcriptional regulator, giving the protein MHEMASIRRLLIVEPCEECLRLIPGLRTAGWEVDSCTLASAASRQCDVGLIRLMPQHFEQPQLIKDLITRSHTEWIAVLTADDLRRELIGDFVCEWFFDFHTLPFDVARVQVTLGRAYGMARLRAQGARYGNGAEHEMLGESRPIRELRRLLTKLAPTESPVLIRGETGTGKELVARTLHMQSQRRLQPFISINCGAVAEHQLQAELFGYETEGPNGNVQRKPGRIEAANGGTLFLDEIGDLPLDVQANLLRFLQERHVETGGERIPVDVRILAATHVDLEAAIRKKRFREDLYYRLNVLQVGTAPLRERHGDLALLANHFAHFYSQETGRRPRNFSQDALVAMGKHDWPGNVRELENRVRRGLVLAEGRQIEAFDLGLLGEEEISSSMGTLDEYKCRAERQALCDVLTRHSDNLSVAAKVLGISRPTFYRLLHKHQIR; this is encoded by the coding sequence ATGCATGAAATGGCATCGATCCGCCGCCTGTTAATTGTCGAACCCTGCGAGGAATGTTTGCGTCTGATTCCCGGTTTACGTACAGCCGGCTGGGAAGTGGACAGTTGCACCCTTGCGTCCGCCGCGTCCCGCCAATGCGACGTCGGCCTGATTCGCTTGATGCCTCAGCATTTCGAGCAGCCTCAGCTCATCAAGGACCTGATTACCCGCAGCCATACGGAATGGATCGCTGTGCTGACCGCCGACGACTTGCGGCGGGAGTTGATCGGGGATTTCGTCTGCGAATGGTTTTTTGATTTCCACACCTTGCCGTTCGACGTCGCCCGCGTCCAGGTAACCCTCGGTCGCGCCTATGGCATGGCCCGTCTCAGGGCTCAAGGCGCTCGATACGGGAATGGGGCCGAGCACGAAATGCTCGGGGAAAGTCGGCCGATTCGCGAGCTGCGTCGCTTGCTGACCAAGTTGGCGCCGACCGAATCGCCGGTGTTGATCCGCGGCGAAACCGGCACCGGCAAGGAGTTGGTGGCGCGCACGCTGCACATGCAATCCCAGCGGCGGCTACAGCCGTTCATCTCGATCAACTGTGGCGCCGTCGCCGAGCATCAATTGCAGGCGGAGTTGTTCGGCTACGAGACCGAAGGCCCCAACGGCAACGTGCAACGCAAGCCCGGTCGGATCGAGGCCGCGAATGGGGGAACTCTGTTTCTCGACGAGATCGGTGACCTGCCGCTGGACGTCCAGGCCAATCTGCTGCGTTTTTTGCAGGAGCGTCATGTCGAAACGGGAGGCGAGCGGATTCCGGTGGACGTGCGGATTCTGGCCGCGACCCATGTGGACCTTGAGGCCGCCATTCGCAAGAAGCGGTTTCGTGAAGACCTGTATTACCGGCTGAATGTGCTGCAAGTCGGCACGGCGCCGCTGCGGGAGCGGCATGGCGATCTGGCGTTGCTGGCCAACCATTTTGCGCATTTCTACAGCCAGGAAACCGGTCGACGTCCGCGTAATTTCAGCCAGGACGCCTTGGTCGCCATGGGCAAGCATGATTGGCCCGGCAACGTCCGCGAGCTGGAAAACCGCGTGCGACGCGGCCTGGTGCTGGCGGAAGGGCGGCAGATCGAAGCGTTCGACCTCGGGTTGCTGGGGGAAGAGGAAATCAGCTCCAGCATGGGCACGCTGGACGAATACAAATGCCGGGCGGAGCGTCAGGCGCTGTGTGACGTACTGACCCGCCACAGCGACAACCTCAGCGTCGCGGCGAAAGTCCTGGGGATTTCACGACCGACGTTTTACCGGTTGTTGCATAAGCATCAGATTCGGTGA
- a CDS encoding AAA family ATPase, translating to MKTLVLTGPESSGKSWLADHLQQRFGGELVGEYVRQFIDEEQRDTCYDDIPAIARGQLAQEDAARAHVPELLILDTHLLSNILWSRTLFGDCPPWLEQALLDRHYDLHLLLSPEGVEWIGDGQRCQPWLAERQAFFDASREWLDLHGQRYEVIGGSWSYRRDRAVAAVERLLNG from the coding sequence ATGAAAACTCTGGTATTGACAGGCCCTGAGTCCAGCGGCAAAAGCTGGCTGGCCGATCACCTTCAACAGCGCTTCGGCGGCGAACTGGTGGGCGAATACGTGCGCCAGTTCATCGATGAGGAACAACGTGACACCTGTTACGACGACATCCCGGCGATCGCACGGGGTCAACTGGCGCAGGAAGACGCCGCCCGGGCACATGTGCCTGAACTGCTGATTCTCGACACGCATTTGCTGAGCAACATCCTGTGGAGTCGCACGTTGTTCGGCGACTGCCCACCCTGGCTGGAACAGGCCCTGCTTGACCGGCACTACGACCTGCACCTGCTGCTCTCCCCCGAAGGCGTGGAGTGGATCGGCGACGGCCAGCGTTGCCAGCCCTGGCTGGCCGAGCGTCAAGCATTCTTCGACGCCAGCCGGGAATGGCTGGACCTGCACGGCCAACGCTATGAAGTGATCGGCGGCAGTTGGAGCTACCGCAGGGACAGGGCGGTTGCGGCGGTGGAGCGGTTGTTGAACGGCTGA
- the pnuC gene encoding nicotinamide riboside transporter PnuC: MSGLELFAAALGVIAVWLTVKQNPWCWPIGLVMVLLYVWIFFDVKLYSDMLLQGVYAVLQLYGWWQWTRRGAVAEGRQVTALGGSALALSLAIGAVVSLALGAAMAHFTDAAQPWLDAALTGFSLVAQVWMAQKRVQCWPLWIVLDVIFVGLFLYKALYLTAALYALFTLLAVQGWRDWRADPALAR; this comes from the coding sequence ATGTCCGGGCTTGAACTGTTCGCCGCAGCACTCGGTGTCATTGCCGTCTGGCTGACAGTCAAACAAAACCCCTGGTGCTGGCCGATCGGGCTGGTGATGGTGCTGCTGTACGTCTGGATCTTCTTCGACGTGAAGCTGTATTCCGACATGCTGTTGCAGGGTGTCTACGCCGTGTTGCAATTGTATGGCTGGTGGCAATGGACCCGTCGTGGCGCCGTCGCCGAAGGCCGTCAGGTCACGGCACTGGGCGGCAGCGCGTTGGCCTTGAGCCTGGCCATCGGCGCGGTGGTCAGCCTTGCCTTGGGGGCCGCGATGGCGCACTTCACCGACGCGGCGCAGCCATGGCTCGACGCCGCCCTCACCGGCTTCAGCCTGGTGGCGCAGGTGTGGATGGCCCAGAAGCGCGTGCAATGCTGGCCGCTGTGGATCGTGCTCGATGTCATTTTCGTCGGGCTGTTCCTTTATAAGGCGCTGTACCTGACCGCCGCGTTGTACGCGTTGTTCACCTTGCTGGCTGTGCAAGGGTGGCGCGACTGGCGAGCCGACCCTGCGCTGGCTCGCTGA
- a CDS encoding undecaprenyl-diphosphate phosphatase, translating to MDLWTAAQALILGVVEGLTEFLPISSTGHQIIVADLIGFGGERAMAFNIIIQLGAILAVMWEFRHKIFQVVTGLPTQPQARRFTVNLIIGVLPAVVLGVLFSDLIHEYLFNPITVAAALVIGGFIMLWAERRQHEVHAETVDEMTWSDALKVGFAQCLAMIPGTSRSGSTIIGGLLFGLSRKTATEFSFFLAMPTMIAASLYSGYKYRNLFQPDDFAVFAVGFITSFIFAMIAVRALLKFIATHSYAVFAWYRIAFGLLILATWVFGWVDWSSVQG from the coding sequence ATGGATCTTTGGACCGCCGCACAGGCGTTAATACTGGGTGTCGTGGAAGGGTTGACGGAGTTCTTGCCGATCTCCAGCACCGGGCACCAGATCATCGTCGCCGACCTCATCGGCTTCGGCGGCGAACGGGCAATGGCCTTCAACATCATCATCCAGCTGGGGGCGATCCTGGCGGTGATGTGGGAGTTTCGGCACAAGATTTTCCAGGTCGTCACCGGCCTGCCGACCCAGCCCCAGGCCCGCCGTTTCACCGTGAACCTGATCATCGGCGTACTGCCGGCGGTGGTACTGGGTGTGCTGTTTTCCGACCTGATCCATGAATACCTGTTCAACCCCATTACGGTGGCGGCGGCGTTGGTCATTGGTGGTTTCATCATGCTGTGGGCTGAACGCCGCCAGCACGAAGTGCACGCTGAAACCGTTGATGAAATGACATGGTCCGACGCGCTCAAGGTGGGTTTCGCCCAGTGTCTGGCGATGATTCCCGGCACCTCGCGTTCTGGCTCGACGATCATCGGTGGCCTGCTGTTCGGCCTGTCACGCAAAACGGCGACGGAGTTTTCGTTCTTCCTCGCCATGCCGACGATGATCGCTGCGTCGCTGTACTCCGGTTACAAATACCGCAACCTGTTCCAGCCCGATGACTTCGCGGTATTCGCCGTCGGATTCATCACCTCGTTCATCTTCGCGATGATCGCGGTGCGTGCCTTGCTGAAGTTCATCGCGACCCACAGTTATGCGGTGTTTGCCTGGTACCGGATCGCGTTTGGTTTGCTGATTCTGGCGACTTGGGTATTCGGTTGGGTCGATTGGTCCAGCGTGCAGGGCTGA
- a CDS encoding DUF1294 domain-containing protein, translating to MNQRVKPDVSRRNDNGPVRGLKFKLLVLAVLCALPLYGLIVSGVRGGSWWPLAVYPLMSLLAVALYGYDKKQARTQGQRTPEKILHAVELLGGWPGALIGQQLFRHKTRKVSYQAVFWLIVLLHELFWVDRVLMGGRFLVRHLY from the coding sequence GTGAATCAACGCGTCAAACCCGACGTCTCCCGTCGCAACGACAACGGCCCGGTACGCGGGCTGAAATTCAAGCTGCTCGTCCTGGCCGTGCTGTGCGCCTTGCCGCTGTACGGCCTGATCGTGTCGGGCGTGCGCGGCGGATCGTGGTGGCCGTTGGCGGTCTATCCGCTCATGAGCCTGCTGGCGGTCGCGTTGTACGGCTATGACAAGAAACAGGCCCGCACTCAAGGCCAGCGCACACCGGAGAAAATCCTGCACGCCGTCGAGCTGCTGGGCGGTTGGCCGGGCGCATTGATCGGCCAGCAACTGTTCCGCCACAAAACACGCAAAGTGTCCTATCAGGCGGTGTTCTGGCTGATCGTGCTGCTGCACGAATTGTTCTGGGTCGACCGGGTGCTGATGGGCGGGCGTTTTTTGGTCCGGCACCTGTACTGA
- a CDS encoding MmcQ/YjbR family DNA-binding protein, producing MDIEDVAAFCLGLPGAREDYKWGGVRVFSIAETKMFAVMGLAGNDLAFKVGPDLFLGYVDRPGVRPAPYLARAHWITLSHPYAMGDEELRELLTRSHQLVVSKLPKRRQVALKL from the coding sequence ATGGATATCGAAGACGTTGCCGCCTTTTGCCTGGGATTGCCCGGCGCTAGGGAGGACTACAAATGGGGTGGCGTGCGGGTGTTCTCCATCGCCGAGACCAAGATGTTCGCGGTCATGGGGCTGGCGGGGAACGATCTGGCGTTCAAGGTCGGCCCGGACCTGTTTTTGGGTTACGTGGACCGGCCCGGCGTGCGCCCTGCGCCCTACCTCGCACGCGCGCACTGGATCACCCTGTCGCATCCCTACGCCATGGGTGATGAAGAATTGCGTGAATTATTGACCCGCTCTCACCAACTGGTGGTGAGCAAATTGCCGAAACGGCGGCAGGTCGCGCTCAAGCTCTGA